A part of Aegilops tauschii subsp. strangulata cultivar AL8/78 chromosome 2, Aet v6.0, whole genome shotgun sequence genomic DNA contains:
- the LOC120970838 gene encoding fruit bromelain-like, with the protein MASTHSSRRLDGTLFALLLVLAAATAFVSAAAARGDALAARHERWMAKFGREYTDAAEKLRRQEVFAANARHVEAVNRAGNRTYTLGLNQFSDLTSEEFAEKHLGYRHQHGVDSTPVAAVNMSNAQFDSTPDSVDWRAAGAVTQVKNQGSCGCCWAFAAVAATEGLVKIATGNLISMSEQQVLDCTGGANSCNGGDINAALSYVASSGGLQPEESYAYTGQQGACRSSSVSPNSAASIGAPRMVELHGDEGTLQELAARQPVAVPVEADRDFQHYMRGVYTGSSSCGQNLNHGVTVVGYGTDSGGQAYWMVKNQWGTGWGEGGYMRLTRGNGGNCGMATYAYYPTMDGS; encoded by the exons ATGGCGTCGACTCACAGCTCGCGCCGCCTCGACGGCACACTGTTTGCGCTTCTGCTCGTGCTTGCGGCCGCCACCGCCTTTGTCAGTGCTGCCGCGGCGCGAGGGGACGCGCTGGCCGCCCGGCACGAGCGGTGGATGGCCAAGTTCGGGCGCGAGTACACGGACGCTGCCGAGAAATTACGCCGGCAGGAGGTGTTCGCGGCCAACGCGCGGCACGTCGAGGCTGTCAATCGAGCGGGCAACCGGACATACACGCTCGGCCTCAATCAGTTCTCGGACCTCACCAGCGAAGAGTTCGCGGAGAAGCACCTCGGGTACCGCCACCAGCACGGCGTGGACAGCACGCCGGTGGCCGCGGTGAACATGTCCAATGCTCAGTTCGACTCCACGCCGGACAGCGTGGACTGGAGGGCCGCGGGTGCCGTCACCCAAGTCAAGAACCAAGGCTCATGCG GTTGTTGCTGGGCGTTCGCGGCGGTAGCGGCGACGGAGGGGCTCGTAAAGATAGCCACTGGCAACCTCATCTCCATGTCAGAGCAGCAGGTGCTGGACTGCACGGGCGGCGCCAACTCCTGCAACGGCGGCGACATCAACGCCGCCCTAAGCTACGTCGCCTCGAGCGGCGGCCTTCAGCCAGAGGAATCCTACGCGTATACCGGCCAGCAGGGCGCGtgccgcagcagcagcgtcagcCCAAACTCGGCCGCCTCCATCGGCGCCCCCCGAATGGTGGAACTGCACGGCGACGAGGGCACCTTGCAGGAGCTCGCGGCCAGACAGCCGGTGGCCGTGCCCGTGGAGGCTGACCGTGACTTCCAGCACTATATGAGGGGCGTGTACACCGGCAGCTCGTCGTGTGGACAGAACCTGAACCACGGCGTGACGGTGGTGGGCTACGGGACGGACAGCGGCGGGCAGGCGTACTGGATGGTGAAGAACCAGTGGGGGACGGGGTGGGGCGAGGGGGGCTACATGCGCCTCACGCGCGGGAACGGCGGCAACTGCGGCATGGCCACCTACGCCTACTACCCGACCATGGACGGCTCTTAA